From Stenotrophomonas nitritireducens, the proteins below share one genomic window:
- a CDS encoding LysM peptidoglycan-binding domain-containing protein, translating into MSSTEKKADFSDVTGTVKSTEEVVQKADFSDVSATVTSSEEIVGEQQYTVQSGDNLSKIAKNLLGDGNAWKRIYDANRDILDDPDKIRPGQTLKIPARQG; encoded by the coding sequence ATGAGCAGTACTGAAAAGAAAGCCGACTTTTCCGATGTCACCGGCACCGTCAAAAGCACAGAAGAAGTGGTGCAGAAGGCGGATTTTTCCGATGTCAGCGCAACGGTGACCAGCAGCGAAGAGATCGTCGGGGAGCAGCAGTACACCGTGCAGAGTGGTGACAACCTCTCCAAGATCGCCAAGAACCTGTTGGGCGATGGCAATGCGTGGAAGCGCATCTACGACGCCAACCGCGACATCCTGGACGACCCGGACAAGATCCGGCCCGGGCAGACGCTGAAGATTCCGGCGCGTCAGGGCTGA